The Bacteroidota bacterium DNA segment CAAGCCCGAAGATTTAGCGAGTATTGGAGAAACATTATTTACTGAATTAAAAGCATTGAATTTTGCCGATATACGGAATACAGAAATGATAATTAATAATGATAGCAAAGAGACTATTAAAAGCTATTATTATTCTGACTATGGCATCACCGGCTTTATTGAAATGAGTTACAAAACAAATCCCGTTTTACAAAAATGGATAGATGATTTGAAAAAAGCAGATGATGCATTTGCCGAAGTGATTATTCCGAAAAATGAAATGAAAGCATGGATACAATTTCGTGAATCAATTGGTTATTTGCCTGACCCTAAATTGAATAAAGCAACCTCTGTATATTATTATTCTTATTCAATAGGTTTGGGCGCATTAAGTATTTCATCTTTTCAAGCAATAAGCGAAGAACAAGTTAAAATATTAGAACGCTTCCGCAATGTTTTTAATCTTTCTTATCAGCGCTATTCAGATATTGCGCAAGCAAAACTACAAGCAAGAGAAGCTGAAATAGAACTTGCATTGGAAAGAGTGAGAGCAAGAACTATGGCAATGCAACATAGTGATGAATTACAGGATGCAGCTATTATTCTTTTTCAGCAATTAAAAAACCTGGGTATAGAAACAGGCAGTTGTGGTTTTAATATCTGGGATGAAAATGAAAAAACCGCAACTGTTTGGATGAGTTCACCAGAGGGAAGTTTACAAGCACCATTCACACTACCACATACAGAAAGTAAAATATATAAAGAAGTAATTTCTGCAAAGAAAAATAATGAAGATTTCAAGGTAATAGTAGTAAAAGGTAAAGCATTAATAAAACATTTTGATTATTTAATTACACTTACAGGCATTGGAGAAGTAATAAAAAAATTGAGAGAAAGCAATTATGTTTTTCCAGAGAAAATGATTTACCATTTTGCATTTTTCAATAATGGATATTTAACATTTCATACGCACGAATCTGTTACAGAAGCACATGCTATTTTCAAACGTTTTGCCAAAGTATTTGAACAGACTTATACACGATTTATTGATTTGCAAAAAGCAGAAGCCAGTGCAAAAGAAGCACAGATAGAAGCCGCACTTGAAAAAGTACGGAGCCGTTCGCTGGCTATGCACAAAGCAGAAGAATTGGGCGAAGTGGTTACGGTTATTGTTGAAAAAATGAGGGAGTTGAATCTACCGGTTGATGATGGAGTGGCACTTGTTACACATATTGAAGGTTCAAAAAATCAGATAGAGTGGCTGGAAAATCCTGGTTTCCCTTCTGCCATTAAATTTTATCAAACTTATTTTGATCATCCTATACTTTCTGATTATTGGAAAGCTAAAATGGAAGGTTTGGATTTCATTGCTCCCAGATACACTGCTGAAGAAAGCCGATCTTTTTTAAATCATATTTTTCAATTTAGCGACTATAAACATACACCTCAGGAAATAAAAGACTATTGTCTTGCTGCTAACACTTATTCTTATTCAGCGGCCTTTCAGAAAAATTCGTCCATATTCATCAATGATTATTCCGGTAGATCACTTTCGGAACAGGAAATTAATTTAGTCATACGCTTTTCAAAAGTATTTGAACAAACCTATACCCGTTTCCTGGATCTGCAAAAAGCAGAAGCACAGGCAAGAGAAGCACAGATAGAAGCGGCGCTGGAAAAAGTGAGGAGCCATTCCATGGGTATGCAAAAAAGTGAAGAGCTTAAAGACGTTATAAAAATTGTGTATCAGCAACTCACCAGTTTAAAAATTAATTTAGATCACGCAGGTTTTGTTGTTGATTATAAACCAAAAGATGATTGGCATTTTTGGATTGCAGATGAGCAAGATATTCCTTCTAAAATAACGCATCCCTATTTTGAATCTGTTTGGGCAAATCAATTTAATGCTGCAAAAGAAAAAGACGAAGATTACTTTACCACCAATTTAAATTTTGAAGAAAAAAATAAATTTTACAATCAGCTTCTATCATATGTTCCCGATTTACCGAAAGCATCAATAGATTTTTATTTAAGCTGTCCGGGTCTGGCAGCAGCTACTGTTTTATTTGATAATGCTTCCCTCTACATGGAGAACTTTTCAGGCATCCCTTATTCCGATGAAGAGAATAAAATATTAATGCGTTTTGGAAAAGTATTTCAACAAACATATACCCGTTTCCTCGATCTGCAAAAAGCAGAGGCACAGACAAAAGAAGCTAAAATAGAAGCTTCATTAGAAAAGGTAAGATCTGTTACACTTGGTTTGCAAAAATCGGATGAGTTATTAGAAATAACTCAAGTGTTGTACGATCAATTATATGAACTTGGATTTAAAAATATTCGCAATTCCATTATAGATATTCATAACGAAGAAAATGAAACTTTTTTAGATTATGATTACTCTCCTGAAATGGGTAAAAGCATAACATTGATGTCGTACTATGATCATCCAATTATTGAAAAACAAGTGCGAAAAATGGAATCCAGCAATGATGCTTTTTTTGAAATAATTTTGGAAGGACAAGACCTACAAGACCTTATTGATCTACGCATAAAAAATGGTGAAGAAGAAGATACCCGATTATTAAATATCAATCAACTTACTTATAACTTTTATTCATTTGGTGATGGTGGAATCGGCTTATCTAACTTCGGCATATTAAGCGATGAACAAAAATTAGTTTTAAAAAGATTTAGAAATGTATTTGCATTTGCATACAAGAGATATAAAGATTTAGCACAAGCAGAAGCACAGGCTAAAGAAGCACAAATACAACTTGCTTTAGAAAGAGTGCGGGCAAGAACTATGGCTATGCAAAGTTCAGATGAACTTGCAGAAACATCGGTAGTAGTGTTTCAACAATTGATGCATCTTGGTTTAAAACCCAATCGTTTATTTATTGGAATAATTAAGGAGGAAAACGGCAACATAGAAGCATGGGCAACCAATGAAGATGGGACTAAGATTGCAAATCATTTTGTTTTAAACATAGAAAAAAATGCATCTGTAAAAAAAATGTACAATGGTTGGAAAGAAAAGAAAACCACTTTAACTATTGACATGCAAGGTGAAGAATTAAAAAACTACTTTCATTATCTCGCCGAAGAAATGCAAATACCATTTAAAGACGGACTATCTCAAAATCGTAGAATACAAACTATTGCATATTTCTCAAAAGGATTTATTGGTATTGCTTCACCAGAGGAACAAGCGGAAGAAACAACAAAATTGTTAGAACGTTTTGCAGCAGTATTCAATCTTACTTTCACTCGGTTTAATGATTTAAAAATTGCCGAAGCACATGCTATTCAGGCAGAAGAGGATTTAATTAAATTACAGACAGAAAAGAAAAGAGCAGAAGAAGCATTGATTGAATTAAAGTCAACACAATCTCAACTTATTCAGGCAGAAAAAATGGCTTCACTTGGTGAGTTGACAGCAGGCATTGCTCATGAAATTCAAAACCCATTAAACTTCGTAAATAATTTTTCCGAAGTGAGTAAAGAATTGTTGGATGAAATGAAAGATGAATTGGAAAAAGGTAATCTTGATGATGCAAAAGAAATCATGAAAGATATAATTCAAAATCTTGAAAAAATTAATCACCATGGCAAACGAGCAGATGGTATTGTAAAAGGAATGTTACAACATTCAAGAAGCAGCAGCGGAATAAAAGAGCCAACAGATATTAATGTAGTTTGTGATGAATATTTAAGATTAAGTTATCATGGGTTGAGAGCAAAAGACAAATCGTTTAATGCAAATATGAAAACAGATTTTGACTTAAGCATTTCAAAAATTAATATCATACCACAGGATATTGGCAGAGTAATTTTAAATCTGTTGACCAATGCATTTTATGCTGTTGATGAAAAGAAAAAATCTGGTTTAATAAAATATGAACCCACTGTCTCAATCACTACAAAAAGGATTGGTGTTATAGTAGAAATTAAAGTAAGTGATAATGGCAATGGTATACCTCAAAAAGTATTGGATAAAATTTTTCAACCATTCTTCACAACAAAACCAACCGGACAAGGTACAGGTTTAGGATTGAGTTTGAGTTATGATATTATTACAAAAGGACATGGTGGAGAATTGAAAGTGGAAACAAAAGAAGGTGAAGGAACAACATTTATAATTCAATTGTCAGTCAAAAAACAATAATGAAAAAAATTTTTCTTGCTGTACTAATTTTTCAAATAGGTATTGCACAAGCGCAAAATAAAAAACCATATTTTAATACCATAACTGTTCAGGATGGATTACCGGAAGCATATATTCAATCCTATTTAGAAGATAATAAGGGGTATTTATGGTTGGGTACTCAAAATGGATTAGTTAGGTATGATGGATATTATCTTAAACCATATCCTATGTTAAGTGAAAAAGGAATTCAAATTCCCACTAATTCTATTAAACATTTACTTCAAGATAGGAATGGAAAAATTTGGGCATTCACCGGTCAAAATGGTATCTATTATTATGATTCTAATACAGATAAATTTGAAGGTATTTCCATTGATCAAAAATTGGCAGACACACTGAAGAGCAGCTCTGTAATAGCATGGGAAGCAGATAATCAAAATAATATTTATTGGTTATTGATAAATAAATACAATACCAATAAAATGCACTTATACAGATTCAATTCGCTCGAAGCTAATTTGGAAGAATATGGATCCGAAGAAAAGGAGAAAAATTATTTGGCATTAAATAATAACGGAAATATTGTAAAAGATAATGCCGGAATAATTTGGATTTACAACGACAGTTTGGTGAGCTATTTTGATACTACTTCACACTCCTTTAAACCCTACTTTGATTTATCACAATATTTAAAAAATCACATGTTTGTCGGCATTACTAAAGATCCTATTACCCCGGACATACTTTGGTTAAATACATACGCATCCAATAATACTAATCATATAAATCCTACATTAGTAGGCAGAGATATTATACAATTAAATACTAAAACAAAAGCGTATATCGTATTTAGTCCTGATAGCAATGACCAGAATGCACTAGCATTTAATTGTATAAATATTCTCACAGATTCATTGAAAAGATTGTGGTTTGCCACTGAACATGGCATTTCATTATTTAATCATAATAACAGCACATTTACCAACTATGTAATTCCTTTTGAAAAAGGCACCATTAACACTACTTATATACGTACACTAGTAGCAGATAACGTTGGGAATTTATGGCTTGGAGGTACTTTTTCCGGCATTTGCTATTTAGATACCAAAACGGCTTTAGCAACTATTTATCCAAGCGATAATGAAGAAGGAAATTTGCCGAAGTTTCAGTTTATCAATACATTATTTTACGATAGGTATGGTACACTTTGGGTTAATACGCCCTGGTCTGGAATCTCTTATATTAATAATCAAAAAACATTATTTGCTACTCAATCTATTAACCCGAATGAAATATCTGCTATAAAAGAAAGTAATACCTCTAACTTCAGAATTGTTGGGTCGCACGCAGATAGTATTGGCTTTATTGCAGATAATATTAGCTTATTTGCATGGCATCCTGAGACAAACAAATTCAGTAACATTGATATTAATCAAAAGGAAGTCTACAAAAATATCACTCAGGTAATTGTAGGTATAGATGGCAATATATGGATAAGTACTTGGTCTGCAGGTTTGTTTCGTTATAACCCTAAAACAAAATTAGTAACTCAATTTAAAAATGATCCTAATGACAGTACTTCCATTTTAAGTAATACAATTCGAAAAATTATTTCGGACAAAAATGGAAATATATGGATAGGAACATATAGCAATGGCCTGTGCAGTTTTAATATTCAAACTCAAAAGTTTACACGATATCCTTATATCATTAATGATGGTGAAATGAAACCCAATAATAAATTGGAT contains these protein-coding regions:
- a CDS encoding nuclear transport factor 2 family protein — encoded protein: MKLIKKIKEEVTEAYDTWLNSYLNGDVKTYNSYLDDAYHFIGSTNNEEFLNRKDTTIFFKATADQLAGKTDIKNKTRIIEIFDGLVFITEIFDAYFLMESEWAYYGKFRFTSVLQKKSEGWRFIYQHFSMPDSKAQEGETLGGEKVSKENQELRDAIKRRTAELEIKNRELEIETSLERVRAQAMAMHQPDDLLNICKTLYKEFNTLGFGEMRNTMINIHNDADKSFINYDYSDEIGKTTNHLTYTIHPLVEKQIKKIRSAKDAFSETYFEGKDLTEWKKFRKKIGEKTDSRLATTKGLYYYFYSIGIGSIGISTFGPISSEKKILLKRFRNVFNLSYQRYIDIANAEAQAKEARIETALERVRAIAMAMRKPEDLASIGETLFTELKALNFADIRNTEMIINNDSKETIKSYYYSDYGITGFIEMSYKTNPVLQKWIDDLKKADDAFAEVIIPKNEMKAWIQFRESIGYLPDPKLNKATSVYYYSYSIGLGALSISSFQAISEEQVKILERFRNVFNLSYQRYSDIAQAKLQAREAEIELALERVRARTMAMQHSDELQDAAIILFQQLKNLGIETGSCGFNIWDENEKTATVWMSSPEGSLQAPFTLPHTESKIYKEVISAKKNNEDFKVIVVKGKALIKHFDYLITLTGIGEVIKKLRESNYVFPEKMIYHFAFFNNGYLTFHTHESVTEAHAIFKRFAKVFEQTYTRFIDLQKAEASAKEAQIEAALEKVRSRSLAMHKAEELGEVVTVIVEKMRELNLPVDDGVALVTHIEGSKNQIEWLENPGFPSAIKFYQTYFDHPILSDYWKAKMEGLDFIAPRYTAEESRSFLNHIFQFSDYKHTPQEIKDYCLAANTYSYSAAFQKNSSIFINDYSGRSLSEQEINLVIRFSKVFEQTYTRFLDLQKAEAQAREAQIEAALEKVRSHSMGMQKSEELKDVIKIVYQQLTSLKINLDHAGFVVDYKPKDDWHFWIADEQDIPSKITHPYFESVWANQFNAAKEKDEDYFTTNLNFEEKNKFYNQLLSYVPDLPKASIDFYLSCPGLAAATVLFDNASLYMENFSGIPYSDEENKILMRFGKVFQQTYTRFLDLQKAEAQTKEAKIEASLEKVRSVTLGLQKSDELLEITQVLYDQLYELGFKNIRNSIIDIHNEENETFLDYDYSPEMGKSITLMSYYDHPIIEKQVRKMESSNDAFFEIILEGQDLQDLIDLRIKNGEEEDTRLLNINQLTYNFYSFGDGGIGLSNFGILSDEQKLVLKRFRNVFAFAYKRYKDLAQAEAQAKEAQIQLALERVRARTMAMQSSDELAETSVVVFQQLMHLGLKPNRLFIGIIKEENGNIEAWATNEDGTKIANHFVLNIEKNASVKKMYNGWKEKKTTLTIDMQGEELKNYFHYLAEEMQIPFKDGLSQNRRIQTIAYFSKGFIGIASPEEQAEETTKLLERFAAVFNLTFTRFNDLKIAEAHAIQAEEDLIKLQTEKKRAEEALIELKSTQSQLIQAEKMASLGELTAGIAHEIQNPLNFVNNFSEVSKELLDEMKDELEKGNLDDAKEIMKDIIQNLEKINHHGKRADGIVKGMLQHSRSSSGIKEPTDINVVCDEYLRLSYHGLRAKDKSFNANMKTDFDLSISKINIIPQDIGRVILNLLTNAFYAVDEKKKSGLIKYEPTVSITTKRIGVIVEIKVSDNGNGIPQKVLDKIFQPFFTTKPTGQGTGLGLSLSYDIITKGHGGELKVETKEGEGTTFIIQLSVKKQ